Proteins from one Candidatus Dependentiae bacterium genomic window:
- the thyX gene encoding FAD-dependent thymidylate synthase, giving the protein MQLTEQTDLFVPDNTHSLGQKFDPLNDSISSVELIRVSGSDVDIVNAARVSYGKSTTALSDRDKALIQYLMDHDHTSPFEHNQLSFRIKAPIFVVRQWMRHRMNSYNEISYRYVKAPLEFYIPEYWRNQDTKNKQGSVGSFKDEHFTQIYKESIDAAIKAYEQLLAHGVCREQARGVLPVSTYTEFIFTCNLHSLMHFIKLRLHPGAQNEIRAYAQNMLDLALDHFPMALTAWKNKYSKQSE; this is encoded by the coding sequence ATGCAATTAACAGAACAAACAGATCTTTTTGTACCAGACAATACTCACTCTTTAGGGCAGAAATTCGATCCTCTTAATGACTCTATAAGTTCGGTAGAGTTAATACGTGTATCGGGATCTGATGTTGATATTGTAAATGCGGCTCGTGTTTCTTATGGTAAATCTACTACAGCTTTGTCTGATCGTGATAAAGCACTTATACAGTATCTTATGGATCATGATCATACAAGCCCTTTTGAGCATAATCAGCTTTCTTTTAGAATTAAGGCGCCTATTTTTGTAGTACGTCAATGGATGCGCCATCGTATGAACTCGTATAATGAAATAAGCTATCGTTATGTAAAAGCACCACTTGAGTTTTATATACCAGAGTATTGGCGCAATCAAGACACTAAAAACAAACAAGGATCCGTAGGCTCTTTTAAAGATGAGCACTTTACACAAATATATAAAGAATCTATTGATGCTGCTATAAAAGCGTATGAGCAACTACTTGCTCATGGTGTTTGTAGAGAGCAAGCGCGTGGCGTACTACCCGTAAGCACGTATACTGAATTTATTTTTACGTGTAACTTGCATTCACTTATGCATTTTATAAAACTTCGTTTACATCCCGGAGCACAAAATGAAATTAGAGCATATGCTCAAAATATGCTTGATTTAGCTTTAGATCACTTTCCTATGGCTCTTACAGCTTGGAAAAATAAATATAGCAAACAATCTGAGTAA
- the rpmA gene encoding 50S ribosomal protein L27, with translation MATSKTGGSTSNGRDSISKRLGVKLFDGQTVTGGEIIVRQRGTRIHPGNNVGLGTDYTIFATAPGLIKFHFGPKGRKYVSVLSV, from the coding sequence ATGGCAACGAGTAAGACCGGCGGTTCGACGTCGAACGGCCGGGATAGTATAAGCAAACGTTTAGGTGTTAAATTATTTGATGGGCAAACTGTTACAGGTGGTGAAATTATCGTACGCCAACGTGGTACACGTATTCATCCTGGTAATAACGTAGGTCTTGGTACAGATTATACAATCTTTGCTACAGCACCTGGTCTTATCAAGTTTCATTTTGGTCCTAAAGGACGTAAATATGTTTCAGTGCTTTCTGTTTAA
- the secF gene encoding protein translocase subunit SecF, translated as MIDFLKFRPFSAALSVLIFATFIGTYLYKYNTNPNHQTFNYSVDFVGGIQLLLKFDRPVTGEQLVHILDTKGWPGTVTRQFSSTEHLIRVKNEASKSQDVTIEAEKIRTALEVGLGSNKVIVKQTDSVGSGMGSALRAKSLYALLLSLVLMLLYIALRFWSFSYAMGAIVSLFHDALVVLTIFLLFDKEISINVVGAILVVLGYSINDTIVIFSRIRENVQRMPGTPIAQVVNLSINETLSRTLLTTFATTLVVVALLVFGGETLRDLSLALLIGIVFGIYSTIFIACPVMLMLYKDNKAV; from the coding sequence ATGATAGATTTTCTGAAGTTCCGTCCATTTTCTGCAGCATTATCAGTGTTGATATTTGCAACATTTATTGGTACCTATCTTTATAAATATAACACTAACCCTAATCATCAAACTTTTAATTACAGTGTCGACTTTGTTGGCGGTATTCAATTGCTTTTAAAGTTTGACCGTCCGGTTACTGGTGAGCAGTTGGTGCATATTTTAGATACTAAAGGATGGCCTGGTACGGTAACTCGTCAATTTTCCTCTACAGAACATTTAATTCGTGTAAAAAACGAAGCAAGTAAATCTCAAGACGTTACTATAGAAGCTGAAAAGATTCGTACGGCGTTAGAAGTAGGTTTAGGTAGCAATAAAGTTATCGTTAAACAAACCGATAGTGTTGGAAGCGGCATGGGATCGGCATTGCGTGCAAAATCGCTGTATGCTCTTCTTTTGAGTCTTGTATTGATGCTCTTATATATAGCATTACGATTCTGGTCTTTTTCATATGCTATGGGCGCTATAGTGTCATTATTTCATGATGCTTTAGTTGTTTTAACTATATTTTTATTGTTTGATAAAGAGATATCTATTAACGTTGTTGGTGCTATTTTAGTAGTACTTGGCTATTCTATTAACGATACTATTGTAATCTTTTCTAGAATTAGAGAAAACGTACAACGTATGCCAGGAACACCTATAGCTCAGGTAGTTAACTTAAGTATAAATGAGACATTAAGTAGAACATTACTTACCACCTTTGCTACAACGCTTGTAGTTGTTGCTTTGTTGGTTTTTGGTGGTGAAACATTACGTGATCTTTCTTTAGCATTGCTTATTGGTATTGTTTTTGGTATTTATTCTACAATTTTTATTGCATGTCCTGTGATGTTAATGTTATATAAAGATAACAAAGCAGTATAA
- the rho gene encoding transcription termination factor Rho, translating into MREQDLRELGLADLQTQARRLGVVGSTLMSKDNLIKNILELEANPDKELEVEGLLEKLPDGFGFLRSSRFDYVSGPDDIYVSPSQIRRFNLRTGDTISGVIRKPKDGEKYFALLKINKVNFQDPATSGDRLFFDRLSPLHPHKKFNLEYDPSFISTRIMDLFTPLGKGQRGLIVAPPKAGKTILLKEIAQTLVGNHPEVYLIVLLIDERPEEVADMRRTIKGANAEVISSTFDEPAERHVQVAELVLEKAKRLVEVGNDVVVLLDSITRLSRAYNTTAPASGKILTGGIDANALQRPKRFFGAARNTEEGGSLTIIASSLIETGSRMDEVIYEEFKGTGNMEMHMSRKLSNRRTFPAFDLLLSGTRREELLLSESELNKVWVLRKFLATMNTVEGMEFLIEKIKKFKTNEEFLESMHKKNGAGS; encoded by the coding sequence ATGAGAGAACAAGATTTGCGTGAGTTAGGGCTTGCTGACTTGCAAACTCAGGCTCGCAGACTGGGCGTTGTAGGTTCTACCCTTATGTCCAAAGACAATTTAATTAAAAACATACTTGAGTTAGAAGCTAATCCAGATAAAGAGCTTGAAGTAGAAGGGTTACTTGAAAAGTTACCTGATGGCTTTGGTTTTTTAAGATCTTCTCGTTTTGATTATGTTTCAGGACCAGACGATATTTATGTGTCTCCTTCTCAAATTAGACGTTTTAATTTACGTACTGGTGATACTATATCCGGAGTAATAAGAAAGCCTAAAGATGGCGAAAAATATTTTGCTTTACTTAAAATTAATAAAGTAAACTTTCAAGATCCTGCTACTTCTGGTGACCGTCTGTTTTTTGATAGACTTTCTCCGTTGCATCCTCATAAAAAGTTTAATTTGGAATATGATCCTTCGTTTATATCTACCAGAATAATGGATCTCTTTACACCGCTTGGTAAAGGGCAGCGTGGCCTTATAGTAGCACCACCTAAAGCCGGTAAAACTATACTTCTTAAAGAAATAGCACAAACGCTTGTAGGTAACCATCCAGAAGTATATTTGATTGTATTATTGATTGATGAGCGTCCTGAAGAAGTTGCCGATATGCGCCGTACTATTAAAGGTGCTAACGCAGAGGTAATTAGTTCTACTTTTGATGAGCCAGCTGAACGACACGTGCAAGTGGCGGAGCTCGTGCTTGAAAAAGCTAAGCGGCTTGTAGAAGTGGGTAATGACGTTGTTGTCTTGCTTGACTCTATCACCAGATTGTCACGTGCCTATAATACTACAGCTCCAGCTTCAGGTAAAATTTTAACCGGTGGTATAGATGCTAATGCTCTACAACGTCCAAAAAGATTTTTTGGTGCTGCTCGCAATACCGAAGAAGGTGGCTCGCTTACTATTATAGCGTCATCGCTCATAGAAACTGGATCTCGTATGGACGAAGTTATCTATGAGGAGTTTAAAGGTACAGGAAATATGGAAATGCATATGAGCCGTAAACTATCTAACCGTAGAACGTTCCCTGCATTTGATCTGTTGCTTTCTGGTACACGCCGTGAAGAATTATTGTTAAGCGAATCTGAACTTAATAAAGTATGGGTACTAAGAAAATTCTTAGCCACTATGAATACTGTAGAAGGTATGGAATTTCTTATTGAGAAAATTAAGAAATTTAAGACAAATGAAGAGTTTCTTGAGTCTATGCACAAAAAGAATGGTGCTGGATCTTAA
- a CDS encoding AI-2E family transporter, with amino-acid sequence MVNVNLLYKSTLLLLLGTLGTIILVYASSFLIPLAFGALFALFTQPLNQFLEHKGFSKTIVSCIAVLTISFAFIALGASIAHQIISFSSPKNQLRVKLEKKLDQIQHIIESKLAISPTGQTEYIKARAKSFIESSGNIVIQMISSTTGGLMSFFLIFVYLFLFVYYKSHLYKFLLYSTQPSHHARLETILVQAEHVTARYLWGMTVVALILTCITFIELFFIGIPYAFLWAVLAGLLNCVPYIGILISFALPAITALVTDDSLSSFILVAACFSFNQFLEGNILRPSIVGSQLHTNALASLTAVVAGGLIWGVPGLILFMPLLGIVKVICDNYESLKPIGYLIGREK; translated from the coding sequence GTGGTTAACGTAAACTTACTTTATAAAAGCACATTGCTCCTGTTATTGGGCACTTTAGGGACTATAATTTTGGTATATGCGAGCTCTTTTTTAATTCCTCTTGCTTTTGGGGCACTGTTTGCTTTATTTACGCAGCCACTCAATCAATTTCTTGAGCATAAAGGCTTTAGTAAAACCATAGTCAGTTGTATAGCAGTACTAACTATAAGCTTTGCTTTTATTGCTCTGGGTGCAAGTATAGCACACCAAATTATAAGTTTTAGTAGCCCTAAAAATCAATTACGCGTAAAATTGGAAAAAAAGCTTGATCAAATACAACATATAATAGAAAGTAAACTAGCAATTTCTCCTACAGGGCAAACAGAGTATATTAAAGCACGTGCCAAGTCTTTTATTGAATCAAGCGGCAATATTGTTATTCAAATGATAAGTAGTACTACTGGTGGCTTAATGAGCTTTTTCCTTATTTTTGTGTATCTATTTTTATTTGTTTATTATAAAAGTCACCTGTATAAGTTTCTTTTATATAGCACACAACCATCTCATCACGCTCGGCTTGAAACTATACTTGTACAAGCAGAGCATGTAACTGCACGCTACTTATGGGGCATGACCGTTGTTGCTCTTATATTAACCTGTATTACTTTTATTGAGCTCTTTTTTATTGGCATACCCTATGCGTTTTTATGGGCTGTGCTTGCTGGCCTTTTAAATTGTGTGCCCTATATTGGTATACTTATTAGCTTTGCGCTACCAGCAATTACTGCTCTAGTAACAGATGATTCTTTAAGCAGTTTTATTCTAGTAGCAGCATGTTTTAGCTTTAATCAATTTTTAGAAGGTAATATCTTAAGGCCCTCTATTGTTGGATCGCAGCTGCATACTAATGCTTTAGCTTCACTAACTGCGGTAGTTGCGGGTGGTTTAATTTGGGGAGTTCCGGGACTTATTCTTTTTATGCCCTTATTAGGCATCGTTAAAGTTATTTGTGATAACTATGAAAGTTTAAAACCTATCGGTTACCTTATTGGCCGAGAAAAATAA
- the tsaD gene encoding tRNA (adenosine(37)-N6)-threonylcarbamoyltransferase complex transferase subunit TsaD, translating into MKNITVLAIESSCDETAASVYTTQEGVLSNKLYSQIELHQQYGGVVPEIASRSHMEKMSVIVQDALNAAHTTLENIDIIAVTNKPGLPGSLLIGVCFAKALAWSSNKKLIGVNHLEGHAFSACIEHTIPFPFLCITASGGHTALYIVHGFGDYTTIGQTLDDAAGEAFDKIAKLINLPYPGGPLIEQLAAQAGFQDFFNYPRPMPHTLDFSFSGLKTAVLYDLVKRDAYDLAAKKFLKPDDLEFKQQVASSLLVCVADIFEQKLALAFKHYPDIKAVAFVGGVAANKYIGSRLDAFCQKRSKEFFVPARQYCTDNAAMIAFVGHYKAQQNKFDDFTLDIY; encoded by the coding sequence ATGAAAAATATAACTGTTTTAGCTATCGAAAGCTCATGTGATGAAACCGCAGCCTCAGTATATACAACACAAGAAGGCGTACTGTCAAACAAGCTTTATTCCCAAATAGAGCTGCATCAACAGTATGGTGGCGTCGTACCCGAGATAGCTTCACGCTCCCATATGGAAAAAATGAGTGTTATAGTACAAGACGCTCTTAATGCTGCTCATACTACACTTGAAAATATTGATATTATAGCAGTAACCAATAAACCTGGTTTGCCTGGATCATTGTTAATAGGTGTATGCTTTGCTAAAGCACTTGCTTGGAGCAGCAACAAAAAACTTATTGGTGTAAACCATTTAGAAGGACACGCTTTTTCAGCATGCATAGAGCACACAATACCTTTTCCCTTTTTATGCATAACAGCTTCAGGTGGTCATACAGCTTTATATATTGTGCATGGCTTTGGTGATTATACTACTATTGGCCAAACACTTGATGATGCTGCTGGTGAAGCTTTTGACAAGATAGCTAAATTGATCAATTTACCCTATCCAGGGGGCCCCCTTATTGAGCAACTTGCAGCTCAAGCAGGATTTCAGGATTTTTTTAACTATCCACGCCCCATGCCGCACACACTTGATTTTAGTTTTTCTGGGCTTAAAACAGCAGTTTTGTATGACCTTGTTAAACGAGATGCGTATGATTTAGCGGCAAAAAAGTTTTTAAAGCCTGACGATCTTGAGTTTAAACAACAAGTTGCAAGCTCGCTGCTTGTATGTGTAGCAGATATATTTGAGCAAAAATTGGCTTTAGCATTTAAACATTATCCAGACATTAAAGCTGTTGCATTTGTAGGTGGCGTAGCTGCTAACAAGTATATTGGTAGTCGTCTAGATGCATTTTGCCAAAAGCGCTCTAAAGAATTTTTTGTACCAGCACGGCAGTACTGCACGGATAATGCTGCTATGATAGCTTTTGTCGGCCATTATAAAGCGCAACAAAATAAATTTGATGATTTTACTCTTGATATTTATTAA
- a CDS encoding DUF2062 domain-containing protein, which produces MKNFIKRMLDKLIFAEGSPHTLALSFCLGVFIALSPTIPLQTPLLILISRLLVLNTTVAVTVLYIINNPITMVPFYVLDYRVGSWILKKLSIDAVGSNPEWMEKFSHFISRFIDIKKYLGSEILSFWPLLIGGFVVPLLVSAFVYPVIKLVFARLLSKRVAAD; this is translated from the coding sequence ATGAAAAACTTTATAAAAAGAATGCTGGATAAACTTATTTTTGCTGAAGGTTCTCCTCATACATTAGCGCTATCGTTTTGTTTGGGTGTTTTTATTGCCTTATCTCCTACTATACCGCTTCAAACGCCATTACTTATACTAATAAGTAGATTGCTTGTGTTAAATACAACTGTTGCTGTAACGGTGTTATATATTATTAATAATCCTATTACTATGGTACCCTTTTACGTTCTTGATTACCGTGTTGGTAGTTGGATACTCAAAAAGCTCTCAATAGATGCAGTGGGTTCTAATCCTGAGTGGATGGAAAAATTTTCTCATTTCATCTCGCGCTTTATTGATATTAAAAAATATTTAGGCTCAGAGATACTTTCTTTTTGGCCCTTGCTTATTGGGGGTTTTGTGGTGCCCTTGCTTGTAAGCGCATTTGTGTATCCTGTTATTAAATTAGTATTTGCTCGTTTGCTTTCAAAGCGAGTAGCGGCAGACTAA
- the smpB gene encoding SsrA-binding protein SmpB, translated as MVMKIITQNKKAFHDYAVLEHIETGIVLTGNEVKSLRAGHINITGSYAYVHQGELMLLNCSITPYAYSYLKGKDEPDRSRKLLVHKRELTRIIGDISKKGITLIPLKLYFNEKGKVKVDLGLCKHKKAHAQKQEIKEKDIARETRRELRGKFNY; from the coding sequence ATAGTTATGAAAATCATTACACAAAATAAAAAAGCATTCCATGATTATGCTGTTTTAGAACATATCGAAACAGGCATCGTGTTGACAGGTAATGAAGTAAAATCTCTTAGAGCTGGTCATATCAATATAACAGGATCGTATGCCTACGTGCATCAAGGTGAACTGATGTTGCTTAATTGCAGCATTACACCTTATGCTTATTCTTATTTAAAGGGCAAAGATGAGCCTGATCGTAGTCGTAAGTTGCTTGTTCATAAACGTGAGCTTACTCGTATTATTGGTGATATCTCTAAAAAGGGTATTACGCTTATACCGTTAAAATTATATTTTAACGAAAAAGGCAAAGTAAAAGTTGATTTAGGCCTGTGTAAGCATAAAAAAGCTCATGCTCAAAAACAAGAAATAAAAGAAAAAGATATTGCTCGTGAAACACGCCGCGAGCTACGTGGCAAATTTAATTATTGA
- a CDS encoding polysaccharide pyruvyl transferase family protein, with the protein MNSSRLTTIATCILLTNIVYTNTIAEQIQEVNIGLYLKKETLNKKVVFVGNSGNAGDALIWYGTKCLFKSIGLPVIASDNHQAIMSADIVMYSGGGCLVPYYSWGSSFVEKYAPKVKTLIILPQTIRGNEKLLKKLPSNVILFCRDISSYKHCKKLVPFPKNILFSKDLAFYSDLTRYKNVQPTNKVLYAFRSDIEVNSARTNIKLPASNKDLSSYGSIDASTSLATNMKTVRAFLQPIAQAEEVWTDRLHVGIAAFMLGKKVHLFDNSYGKNKAIYDCTIFKLDTSKNVNFHGNDFSLLKDK; encoded by the coding sequence ATGAATAGCTCGAGACTTACAACTATTGCTACCTGTATATTATTAACAAATATCGTTTATACAAATACTATTGCTGAACAAATACAAGAAGTAAATATAGGTCTATATCTAAAAAAGGAAACCTTAAATAAAAAAGTTGTTTTTGTAGGAAATTCTGGCAATGCAGGAGATGCTTTAATTTGGTATGGCACTAAATGCTTGTTTAAGTCTATCGGGCTCCCTGTTATAGCTTCTGATAATCATCAAGCAATAATGAGCGCTGACATTGTTATGTATTCAGGCGGAGGCTGTTTGGTTCCTTATTATAGCTGGGGAAGTTCTTTTGTTGAAAAATATGCTCCAAAAGTTAAAACTTTAATTATTCTTCCTCAAACAATTAGAGGTAACGAGAAGCTTTTAAAAAAACTACCATCTAATGTTATTTTATTTTGTCGAGATATAAGCTCGTATAAACATTGTAAAAAGTTAGTTCCCTTTCCTAAAAATATTTTATTTTCAAAAGATTTAGCTTTTTATTCAGATTTAACTAGGTATAAAAATGTCCAACCAACTAATAAAGTCTTGTATGCTTTTCGCAGCGACATAGAAGTAAATAGTGCCCGTACTAATATAAAATTACCTGCCTCCAATAAGGACCTATCAAGCTATGGCTCAATTGACGCTTCAACTTCTTTAGCTACTAATATGAAAACAGTTAGAGCCTTTCTTCAACCTATAGCACAAGCAGAAGAAGTGTGGACTGACAGACTCCATGTTGGCATTGCTGCTTTTATGCTTGGTAAAAAAGTCCATCTTTTTGACAATTCTTACGGTAAAAACAAAGCTATTTATGACTGTACCATTTTTAAACTTGATACATCAAAAAACGTTAATTTTCATGGGAATGATTTTAGCCTCTTGAAAGACAAGTAA
- a CDS encoding glycosyltransferase family 2 protein, which yields MRHYFFKCFFYTLLTILYGSLHAGQKSITIFEGNENPKKKVINVNTSQVYHTSLHFLLTTIGRQSIFRMIKSLENQVKPQDFLTIVFDSKDRDSVFEAVKTKVTELPCKVNVMWEEKNLGYWGHAIRNKHNNLPGDFILHCDDDDIYLPGSLDTIRAVCQNKNKLYVFRFRMLGSNVWNEPRIAMSNIGTPCGVIPSAYNLLSTWEPVVGGDCMFYENLAKAIGDNKLVFVDYLIYFVKNSGHGRANLINQLQV from the coding sequence GTGAGGCATTATTTTTTTAAGTGTTTTTTTTATACACTTTTGACAATTTTATATGGCAGCTTGCATGCAGGCCAAAAGTCTATAACAATATTTGAAGGAAATGAAAATCCAAAAAAAAAGGTTATCAATGTTAATACTAGCCAAGTTTATCATACATCTTTACATTTTTTACTTACAACAATAGGCAGGCAATCTATTTTTAGAATGATCAAAAGCCTAGAAAATCAAGTAAAACCACAGGACTTTCTTACTATAGTGTTTGATAGCAAAGACAGAGACTCTGTTTTCGAGGCGGTAAAAACTAAGGTAACTGAGTTGCCTTGTAAAGTAAACGTCATGTGGGAAGAAAAAAACTTAGGGTATTGGGGCCATGCAATCAGAAATAAGCATAACAATTTACCTGGTGACTTTATACTTCATTGTGATGATGATGACATCTATCTACCAGGTAGCTTAGATACTATACGAGCTGTATGTCAAAATAAAAATAAGTTATATGTTTTCCGTTTTCGCATGTTAGGGTCTAATGTCTGGAATGAGCCTAGAATAGCTATGTCAAATATAGGTACACCTTGTGGTGTTATTCCTAGTGCATATAACTTGTTATCTACATGGGAACCTGTTGTAGGTGGAGATTGTATGTTTTATGAAAACTTAGCCAAAGCCATTGGTGATAATAAATTAGTATTTGTAGATTATTTAATTTACTTTGTTAAAAACTCTGGCCATGGTAGAGCAAATTTGATTAACCAATTGCAAGTATGA
- a CDS encoding glycosyltransferase family 2 protein: MVKRYFFKYFFYSLLTILYSGLYASQKSITIFEGNENPTKKVISINSKNTYPTSLHFLLTTIGRQSIFRMIKSLEKQLKPQDFLTIVFDNKDKESVFEGVKLKLAQLPCNAEVIWEEKNLGYWGHAIRNKYKRLPGDFILHCDDDDMYLPGSLDTIRAVCQDKSKLYFFRLRSAGSSIWRDPHVRIGNMGTPCGVIPRAYNSLSRWGYFYGGDGAFYMKLVRKIGNHNVIFVDSLIYFVKGAGNGRKYLI, from the coding sequence ATGGTAAAGCGCTATTTTTTTAAGTATTTTTTTTACTCACTTTTAACAATCTTGTATAGTGGATTATATGCAAGTCAAAAGTCTATAACAATATTTGAGGGTAATGAAAATCCCACAAAAAAGGTTATCAGTATTAATTCAAAAAATACTTATCCTACTTCTTTGCACTTTTTACTAACGACAATCGGTAGGCAATCTATTTTTAGAATGATCAAAAGCTTAGAAAAACAGCTAAAACCCCAGGACTTTCTTACGATAGTTTTTGATAATAAAGATAAAGAATCTGTTTTTGAAGGTGTAAAACTTAAATTAGCTCAATTACCGTGTAATGCCGAAGTAATTTGGGAAGAAAAGAATTTAGGATATTGGGGCCATGCAATTAGAAATAAGTATAAGAGATTGCCAGGTGACTTTATACTTCATTGCGATGATGACGATATGTATCTACCGGGTAGCTTAGATACTATAAGGGCTGTATGCCAAGATAAAAGTAAATTATATTTTTTTCGTCTTAGATCTGCAGGATCAAGTATATGGAGAGATCCTCATGTTCGAATAGGTAACATGGGAACGCCTTGTGGTGTAATTCCTAGGGCCTATAACTCTTTATCTCGTTGGGGATACTTTTATGGGGGTGATGGAGCATTTTATATGAAATTAGTTAGAAAGATTGGTAATCACAATGTAATATTTGTTGATTCCTTAATCTATTTTGTTAAAGGTGCTGGTAATGGTAGAAAATACCTTATTTAA
- a CDS encoding cation transporter gives MALASHSQALNKKLKLGMVINILFTVFEFAVGITSGSLALISDATHNLTDVLSIFISFVGNTLAQRKSTERHTYGYGRASIIAALLNGIILFSLSFYILHAAYNRFYNPEQVEGGIVMLVGFLGICVNGGVALLFLKDRDDLNVRSSLLNMFFDALASAAALIAGIIIKYTGYTSIDALASGFTGVLLLVSASVILFRVVHILVQGVPQHLDITTIKNYLSSFPEVTAVHDLHVWALSSRETVLTCHLVIVNTNLAHIKTQLAAIKFGLETNFDIRHTTIEVESVPCTTQSDSY, from the coding sequence ATGGCACTAGCAAGTCACTCACAAGCGCTTAATAAAAAGCTCAAATTGGGTATGGTCATTAACATCTTATTTACGGTATTTGAATTTGCTGTTGGTATAACTTCAGGAAGTTTAGCACTTATTTCTGATGCTACGCATAATCTTACTGATGTATTAAGTATTTTTATTTCGTTTGTTGGCAATACTTTAGCGCAACGTAAATCAACAGAACGGCATACCTATGGCTATGGTCGTGCTTCGATTATAGCTGCTTTACTTAATGGTATTATTCTGTTTAGTTTAAGCTTTTACATTTTGCATGCTGCTTATAATCGCTTTTATAATCCAGAACAAGTTGAAGGCGGCATAGTAATGCTCGTAGGATTTCTTGGTATTTGTGTTAATGGTGGTGTTGCTTTACTTTTTTTAAAAGATCGTGATGATCTTAATGTTCGCAGCTCACTTTTAAATATGTTTTTTGACGCTCTTGCTTCCGCAGCAGCATTAATAGCAGGTATTATTATTAAGTATACCGGGTATACAAGCATTGATGCACTAGCAAGTGGTTTTACGGGCGTACTATTACTTGTCAGTGCAAGTGTTATACTTTTTAGAGTAGTGCATATATTAGTACAAGGAGTCCCTCAACATCTAGATATAACTACAATAAAAAACTATTTGAGCTCTTTTCCTGAAGTTACAGCAGTGCATGACCTGCATGTATGGGCACTCTCATCACGTGAAACCGTGCTTACTTGTCACCTGGTAATTGTTAACACAAACTTAGCTCATATTAAAACTCAACTGGCAGCTATAAAATTTGGCTTAGAGACCAACTTTGACATTCGCCATACCACTATAGAAGTTGAATCAGTACCTTGTACAACTCAATCAGATAGTTATTAA